One genomic region from Leishmania panamensis strain MHOM/PA/94/PSC-1 chromosome 10 sequence encodes:
- a CDS encoding endonuclease G, putative (TriTrypDB/GeneDB-style sysID: LpmP.10.0570) gives MSINAAIGRLFGAASVALFSVAAYWTYSAQASKRSQLVVQPGCSLVTTATATPSAVSTGNGSSQGSVSSDVALWFPVVLPPHTSPAQTSTLTANFLQQCNEAAAHGLPSTAEVRCYGGYLASLNYERRIPNWVMEVVDYRKLRSERRPSSPAVATTSGDDAAPGEEVGCDGSRGGDEVSRNRSNFYADDTVPAAFRVGPDSYTSRGMSRGHLAAAQLHKASQAEMDATFNMNANIVPQDMTLNAVDWLRLEGLTRKLSKEVSVGQQQPGRGQRRGDSPPAANTGEAEGVGSAGKLYVVSGPAFVPRFMRVEHRPDGTEIHAPLSSADVSAALRKTAAPVKLMMTYELTGNPARGTPVAVPSHLFKVFLAEEDGGRLHSAAAFMMPNGPIVEQLPLTAYQVPIEQLQRITGLQFFPGMDATRLPDLCKTHQCDARPPALFQRYRQVAQLRAAKSVPRLRQTYATLQASAAGGKLDETVVREYERRAEELLAGAAGSGGREVWRQD, from the coding sequence ATGAGTATCAACGCGGCGATCGGCCGGCTGTTCGGCGCCGCTTCTGTGGCTCTCTTTAGCGTTGCTGCCTACTGGACCTACAGCGCGCAGGCAAGCAAACGTTCACAGCTTGTGGTGCAGCCCGGCTGCTCTCTCGTCACAACTGCCACCGCTACGCCGTCGGCTGTAAGCAcaggcaacggcagcagtcAGGGTTCGGTGAGCAGTGATGTCGCGCTGTGGTTTCCCgttgtgctgccgcctcacACATCACCCGCCCAGACCTCCACGCTCACCGCCAACTTTCTGCAGCAGTGCaacgaagcagcggcgcatggGCTGCCGTCCACTGCCGAGGTGCGCTGCTACGGCGGCTACCTCGCCAGCCTCAACTACGAGCGCCGCATCCCAAATTGGGTAATGGAGGTAGTTGACTACCGCAAGCTGCGCTCCGAGCGCCGACCCTCCTCACCGGCagttgccaccaccagcggagacgacgccgcgccgggggaagaggtggggtgtgacggcagccgcggtggTGACGAAGTCTCGCGCAACCGCAGCAACTTCTACGCTGACGACACCGTCCCCGCGGCCTTCCGCGTCGGACCCGACAGCTACACGTCACGCGGCATGAGTCGCGgccacctcgccgccgcgcagttGCACAAGGCATCGCAGGCGGAAATGGACGCGACCTTCAATATGAACGCGAACATCGTGCCGCAGGACATGACACTGAACGCAGTGGATTGGCTGCGGCTGGAGGGTCTGACGCGCAAGCTGAGCAAGGAGGTAAGCgtcgggcagcagcagcctggACGTGGTCAGCGACGCGGCGACAgtccaccagcagcgaaTACCGGCGAAGCGGAAGGCGTGGGTAGCGCTGGCAAGCTGTACGTCGTGAGCGGTCCTGCGTTCGTTCCCCGATTCATGCGTGTGGAGCACCGTCCGGACGGCACCGAAATCCACGCGCCGCTGTCCTCAGCGGACGTGAGCGCGGCGCTGAGGaagacggcagcgccagTGAAGCTGATGATGACGTACGAGCTCACCGGCAACCCCGCGCGTGGCACTCCCGTCGCCGTGCCGAGCCATCTGTTCAAAGTGTTTCtggccgaggaggacggcggccGGTTAcactcagcggcagcgttcATGATGCCAAACGGACCGATCGTAGAGCAGTTGCCCCTCACCGCGTACCAGGTACCGATTGAGCAACTGCAGCGCATCACGGGGCTCCAGTTTTTTCCAGGGATGGACGCGACTCGCTTACCTGACCTCTGCAAGACGCACCAGTGCGACGCACGGCCGCCCGCGCTCTTCCAGCGGTACCGGCAGGTGGCCCAGCTGCGGGCGGCCAAAAGCGTGCCTCGGCTTCGGCAGACCTACGCGACCCTGCAGGCCTCCGCCGCGGGCGGGAAGCTTGACGAGACCGTCGTGCGTGAGTACGAGAGGCGCGCAGAGGAACTTTTGGCGGGGGCTGCTGGTTCGGGGGGCCGGGAGGTGTGGCGGCAGGATTAG
- a CDS encoding hypothetical protein (TriTrypDB/GeneDB-style sysID: LpmP.10.0580) produces MGRCVYRVSSAAATLLTVLIAAVTVAATTARAYDHAGVTVAGALLVGQNEEGKLGTNRILNPFALCANFDTTDVTDTALLIGGASYFFTFDRHSTYLSFWYGQGSMNLNSGPIDQVRLTGVFGCTTVRTTSSSGSPISTVYYVQNDGFLYWVMNSVVYVTLVKNGISLFDVTVYKGNLYLLSAQNSIYKCLIGPGGAVTGSACTQVMLAGSTAYANLSETSTSEFKGFAVSSAGIFIAPSSSLYWFNLAGGYIASTTTAVVFVDVKLTSNRDTANPGIPTLMAASTSAVYRVSTAGTSITYTLIAGKETATCNLALDNVDSLTDPSFCGIARIYPLSLDVVYMTTAGASVVRAIVVSNTTIRDTITRTPFPLYFLDRASTIPVLLDGMNYEIVGHSNVPFPYVAIDQSTPEVNDTTWDTSFGVDISNRFFSMASSAAVTSTPFMGSLHGLETYYNRTNQIIFGDPNVLPMCNLTKMLMIERAVATAARAALKYPYIYTSNAQNFTVNAQPNLTLVKLLMPYAFGEILNELGFFENTTTAAALAAVQFNTTMLAAVRSAYMMDRVYDCIFSGNAYPFHVLTAAQQQEVRWIIYSAIQNQLARCNQSIPYLGPDSNSSNSYNNMAPGCVPRIGINNLTEMLLPGLPYSNFNITVFIPESLYYNFGISRCLDGTDWTDVMGYLINATTRNNRKCNTGCIVGIAVASALVASFLVVAIVIMTSKRRRLATVVAPAATSEPKFISTLDMTSEEGSRNPLTR; encoded by the coding sequence ATGGGGCGCTGTGTCTATCGAGTATCctccgcggcagcgacgctgctgacTGTactcatcgccgccgtcaccgttgCTGCCACCACGGCGCGCGCGTACGATCATGCGGGCGTCACGGTGgccggtgcgctgctggtagGCCAGAACGAGGAGGGCAAGTTAGGCACGAACCGCATTCTGAACCCCTTCGCGCTCTGCGCCAACTTCGACACCACCGACGTGACGGACACAGCGCTCCTCATCGGCGGCGCCTCTTATTTTTTCACTTTCGATCGTCACAGCACTTACCTGAGCTTCTGGTATGGCCAGGGTTCGATGAACTTGAACAGCGGACCGATTGACCAGGTTCGGCTGACCGGCGTGTTCGGCTGCACGACGGTGCGGACCACTTCCAGCAGCGGGTCTCCCATCTCTACCGTCTACTACGTGCAGAACGACGGCTTTCTCTACTGGGTGATGAATAGCGTCGTGTACGTGACGCTGGTGAAAAATGGCATCAGCCTCTTCGATGTGACCGTATACAAGGGCAACCTCTACCTTCTCAGCGCCCAGAACAGCATCTACAAATGCCTCATAGGCCCCGGCGGCGCCGTGACGGGGTCAGCCTGCACGCAGGTTATGCTCGCTGGCAGTACCGCCTACGCCAACTTGTCAGAGACGTCGACATCGGAGTTCAAGGGTTTCGCGGTGTCGTCTGCTGGCATCTTCATCGCGCCGAGCTCGAGCCTGTACTGGTTTAACCTCGCTGGTGGCTACATTGCCAGCACAACCACAGCCGTCGTGTTTGTCGACGTCAAGCTCACCAGCAACAGGGACACCGCAAACCCCGGTATCCCGACTTTGATGGCAGCCTCGACGAGCGCAGTCTACAGGGTCTCCACCGCTGGGACATCGATCACGTACACCCTCATCGCTGGTAAGGAGACTGCCACGTGCAACCTAGCCCTGGACAACGTCGACTCTCTCACAGACCCGAGTTTCTGCGGCATCGCGCGCATCTACCCCTTAAGTTTGGACGTGGTGTACATGACAACCGCCGGTGCAAGTGTTGTGCGGGCCATCGTAGTGAGCAACACCACCATTAGAGACACCATCACCCGCACCCCGTTCCCGCTGTACTTCCTAGACAGGGCTTCGACCATTCCAGTGCTGCTAGATGGCATGAATTACGAGATCGTGGGCCACTCGAACGTCCCTTTCCCGTACGTGGCGATCGACCAGTCTACGCCGGAAGTGAACGACACCACGTGGGACACGAGCTTTGGTGTGGATATATCGAACCGCTTCTTTTCCATGGCGTCAAGCGCAGCGGTCACCAGCACACCCTTCATGGGGTCGCTGCACGGGTTGGAGACGTACTACAACCGCACGAACCAAATCATCTTTGGCGATCCAAATGTGCTGCCCATGTGCAACCTCACCAAGATGCTGATGATCGAGCGCGCTGTGGCCACTGCGGCCCGCGCCGCCCTGAAGTACCCGTACATCTACACGTCAAACGCACAGAACTTCACGGTAAACGCCCAGCCGAACTTGACGCTGGTGAAGCTGCTGATGCCGTACGCCTTCGGGGAGATCCTGAATGAGCTCGGCTTCTTCGAGAACACGacgaccgcggcggcgctcgcggCCGTTCAGTTCAACACGACGATGCTCGCGGCAGTGCGCAGCGCCTACATGATGGACCGCGTGTATGATTGCATTTTTTCCGGGAACGCGTATCCCTTCCACGTCCtcactgcagcgcagcaacaggaGGTGCGGTGGATCATCTACAGTGCAATTCAGAACCAGCTGGCGAGGTGCAATCAGAGCATCCCCTACCTTGGCCCTGACAGCAACTCGAGTAACTCGTACAACAACATGGCCCCCGGCTGCGTTCCGCGCATCGGTATCAACAACCTCACCGAGATGCTGTTGCCGGGGCTGCCTTACAGCAACTTTAACATCACCGTCTTCATCCCTGAAAGCCTGTATTACAACTTTGGCATCTCGCGCTGCCTCGATGGCACCGACTGGACAGACGTCATGGGTTATCTGATAAATGCGACGACAAGGAACAACCGCAAGTGCAATACGGGGTGCATCGTCGGCATCGCCGTGGCGTCTGCCCTGGTGGCGTCCtttctggtggtggcgataGTCATCATGACCtcgaagcggcggcgcctcgccaccgtcgtggCACCGGCTGCGACCAGCGAGCCGAAGTTCATCAGCACCCTAGACATGACCAGCGAGGAAGGCAGCCGTAACCCCTTGACCAGGTAA
- a CDS encoding flagellar glycoprotein-like protein (TriTrypDB/GeneDB-style sysID: LpmP.10.0590), which produces MGRYGVVGYGGAMVKDGVVFSDMGGSGSAIRLISRNGYISTIAGNLSRKGNNDGPSTEALFGGIASGDSRSNSLASGNGGYYVADTVNSALRFINTSTQTTITILNASVLRTPNSLAISIIDDKTSVFLSNTGLHQVLYIPTLSSPVGQVNFTSDPFFVPGAITVLPELSRAFIVNATLQIYCWSYAQPGSTSWKVSDPRVADFGRILTTSSDGTKVLYVTSNGSTIASLSAIASPTASPALIPEKMIDFNTLVIGGRVQLFFERTPDSWYILTTTKFMIVSATPIQPEDSSSDSDEILSGRHRGLAAFPTEAFPINDSCLMAQAYHWMRMDATEAYNTTDYLSEFLIPPNNSTTTLVYGDMNVSGWCGNITADLSNDHTILILTFWGPRGYTLQLTQDRLVTSTWTRTRAFLESLKNSGWNLGPFCFFNCTTTCKTITAPKCLVNTESACDDVCRGAIASSVVMAAAGIVLIILMIISPSNILAAVVMVPII; this is translated from the coding sequence ATGGGCAGATACGGCGTAGTCGGCTACGGCGGCGCTATGGTCAAGGACGGGGTCGTGTTCTCCGACATGGGGGGCAGCGGCTCCGCCATTCGCTTGATCTCTAGGAACGGTTACATCTCCACCATTGCCGGCAATCTCTCAAGGAAGGGTAACAACGATGGCCCCTCCACAGAGGCCCTTTTCGGCGGCATCGCCAGCGGTGACAGTCGCTCCAACTCCCTCGCGTCCGGCAACGGCGGCTACTACGTGGCCGATACTGTGAACAGCGCCCTTCGCTTCATCAACACGAGCACACAGACGACAATAACAATTTTAAACGCGAGTGTTCTGCGCACCCCAAACTCACTCGCTATTTCGATCATCGACGACAAAACctctgttttcctctctAATACCGGCCTCCACCAGGTGCTGTATATTCCAACTCTGAGCAGTCCTGTGGGGCAGGTGAACTTCACCAGCGACCCCTTCTTCGTCCCAGGCGCCATCACCGTTCTTCCTGAACTCAGCCGGGCCTTCATCGTGAACGCAACCTTGCAGATCTACTGTTGGTCATACGCGCAGCCCGGCTCAACCTCGTGGAAGGTGAGCGATCCTCGCGTAGCCGACTTTGGTCGAATTCTCACCACAAGCAGCGATGGCACGAAGGTGTTGTATGTGACTTCCAACGGCAGCACGATCGCTTCTCTTAGCGCGATAGCATCACCGACCGCCTCGCCGGCGCTGATCCCGGAGAAAATGATCGACTTTAACACTTTGGTCATCGGCGGTAGGGTGCAACTCTTCTTCGAGCGTACCCCTGACAGCTGGTACATCCTAACAACCACCAAGTTCATGATTGTCTCCGCAACCCCCATTCAGCCGGAAGATagcagcagtgacagtgATGAAATTCTCTCAGGACGCCACCGAGGCCTTGCAGCCTTCCCCACAGAAGCCTTCCCCATCAACGACAGCTGCCTCATGGCCCAGGCCTACCACTGGATGCGCATGGACGCCACAGAGGCATACAACACCACTGACTACTTGAGCGAGTTCCTGATACCTCCAAacaacagcaccaccacactcGTGTACGGCGACATGAACGTCTCGGGGTGGTGCGGCAACATTACCGCCGACCTCAGCAACGACCACACAATTTTGATTTTGACATTCTGGGGCCCGCGAGGCTATACCCTGCAGCTCACGCAAGATCGCTTGGTGACCTCCACCtggacacgcacacgagctTTTCTGGAATCCCTAAAGAACAGCGGCTGGAACCTTGGCCCCTTCTGCTTCTTCAACTGCACGACCACCTGTAAGACGATCACGGCCCCCAAGTGCCTCGTGAACACCGAATCCGCGTGCGACGACGTGTGCAGGGGTGCCATTGCGTCctcggtggtgatggcggcggctggtATCGTGCTCATTATACTGATGATCATTAGCCCATCGAACATCctcgcggcggtggtgatggtgcccATCATTTAA
- a CDS encoding hypothetical protein (TriTrypDB/GeneDB-style sysID: LpmP.10.0600): MSAAAYKEAVEAPATAARRRKAGRVNYLIENATPAMLCLVRAAEPKPYTALSPEALYEAVQPHDHTLRPSPFIAHQALMDFYKVCDGYYGVDKEEADVQQLTTFEHKKSYGGALSGNNNAGSSGGNSGAVLSSLLSGSVSAVPSSSVCAAPGAPPLPPLPSPDDPSLAEKLNDYRIAQLRRNAQHVDNTVYHAHNSSAITGNVANVGSAGLCHFYRTPEGCQRGAACPFAHLNKNGQPVNRITKL; encoded by the coding sequence ATGTCTGCGGCAGCCTACAAGGAAGCGGTGGAAGcaccagccacagcagcacgtcgCCGCAAAGCGGGCCGCGTAAACTACCTGATCGAGAACGCTACCCCTGCGATGCTGTGTCTCGTGCGGGCTGCCGAGCCGAAGCCGTACACGGCACTCTCCCCCGAAGCCCTCtacgaggcggtgcagccgcacGACCACACGCTTCGTCCATCGCCGTTCATTGCCCATCAAGCCCTCATGGACTTCTACAAGGTGTGTGATGGCTACTACGGCGtggacaaggaggaggcggatgtgcagcagctcaccaCCTTTGAACACAAGAAGTCATATGGTGGGGCATTGAGTGGGAACAACAATGCCGGCAGTAGCGGTGGCAACAGCGGAGCTGTCCTGTCGTCATTGCTGTCTGGGTCGGTGTCCGCCGTGCCATCGTCGTCAGTGTGTGCTGCCCCCGGTGCCCCTCCGCTTCCACCGCTCCCGTCCCCCGACGACCCAAGCCTGGCTGAGAAGCTGAATGACTATCGTatcgcacagctgcgccgcaatGCGCAGCACGTGGATAACACCGTCTACCAcgcgcacaacagcagcgccatcacagGCAACGTCGCAAACGTGGGCAGCGCTGGGCTGTGCCACTTCTACCGCACACCAGAGGGCTGCCAAAGAGGCGCGGCGTGCCCTTTCGCTCACCTGAACAAGAACGGGCAGCCGGTGAACCGCATCACGAAGCTGTGA
- a CDS encoding hypothetical protein (TriTrypDB/GeneDB-style sysID: LpmP.10.0610), with protein MLNHKRMIVPAEHPFLIPRDLISPRATRTVAEDDQRPTDASDVGNCVVAAEGAARHPVHCYGDRPVLLLDCTGALRQRRLRRQRRLELQSRASKLVAARADLLRTKNLWSMRCIRARRRNKDQWLPEPAECNAGGHADRGGGDSTVSAPSDAARGGVPAKHLMSALSVQRKAITREVKEVRRELLTLLQEKRTQAATRDGCVLMLPSPETGEVRLLPGHHYRTVCFVGDELRDVLPSDARDTDTATVQRRQRRAPPLREPASEGTTCALSDEGGAEGEHTLAKETKRPLWAMAELLGYVLYLRQCHRNPDYHSRRGATLGSDSIDYQEVREGRVDYDKIAATISYDMVDDYLALPTCEIAMYREWAIDKFKLLPL; from the coding sequence ATGCTCAATCACAAGCGCATGATCGTCCCTGCAGAGCATCCATTTCTTATTCCTCGAGATTTGATTTCTCCGCGCGCCACGAGGACAGTCGCGGAAGACGACCAGCGCCCTACTGATGCCAGTGACGTTGGCAACTGTGTGGTCGCtgctgaaggtgctgcgcgtcaCCCGGTGCACTGCTACGGTGACCGCCCAGTGCTGTTGCTGGACTGCACTGGTGCActccggcagcgccgcctgcgccgtcAGCGTCGGCTAGAGCTGCAATCGCGCGCCTCGAAGCTAGTCGCAGCACGCGCGGACCTCCTCAGGACCAAGAACCTGTGGTCCATGCGATGCATCcgggcgcggcggcggaacAAGGACCAGTGGCTCCCAGAACCCGCGGAGTGCAACGCCGGAGGTCACGCTGACAGGGGCGGCGGAGACTCCACTGTGTCTGCCCCTTCCGACGCAGCACGTGGGGGTGTCCCCGCGAAGCACCTTATGTCAGCGCTGTCGGTCCAGCGCAAAGCCATCACGCGcgaggtgaaggaggtgcgccgcgaACTGCTGACGCTCCTACAAGAAAAGCGCACGCAGGCAGCCACGCGCGATGGCTGCGTGCTGATGTTGCCTTCGCCGGAGACGGGAGAAGTGCGACTGCTCCCGGGACATCACTACCGCACTGTGTGCTTTGTAGGCGACGAGCTGCGTGACGTACTCCCGAGCGACGCGCGCGACACCGACacggcgacggtgcagcgTCGGCAACGTCGCGCTCCGCCGCTACGGGAGCCGGCGTCGGAGGGGACAACGTGTGCGCTCTCTGATGAGGGCGGCGCGGAAGGCGAGCACACGTTGGCCAAAGAGACCAAGCGACCTCTCTGGGCCATGGCAGAGCTCTTGGGCTACGTGCTTTACCTTCGCCAGTGCCACAGGAACCCCGATTATCACTCCCGCCGCGGCGCTACActcggcagcgacagcatcgACTATCAGGAAGTGCGAGAGGGGCGTGTTGACTACGACAAGATCGCGGCGACCATTAGCTACGACATGGTAGACGACTACCTCGCCCTTCCAACGTGTGAGATAGCGATGTATCGGGAGTGGGCCATCGACAAGTTcaagctgctgccactgtaG